One Campylobacter sputorum genomic window, AAGTAACACGGATAGAGCGTAAATTTGGCATAAATCTTCTTTTGCTTTTATTGTTAGCATGACTTACACTATTTCCAACCATAGGACCTTTTCCTGTTATTGCACATCTTTTTGACATAGTTTTTCCTTAATCTAATAAAATAAACTTGCAATTATATCATAATAAACAAAATATTTACTTAAATTTACTTTTATAAATTTATTTAATTTAAAAGATTTTATAGGTAAAATACAAAACAAATTTATTAAAGAAAGTGAAAATATGACCCCTGTATTAAAAAATAGCGTTGCTATTTTTTCTCCTATTGGTTTTATTGATGGTGCAATGTCAAAAACCATAATAGACTCTAATGATATACTTTATCTAAAAGAAAAAATGCCAGTTTGTGTATTTATTTCATTTAAAAAAGTAATTTTTTTTAATAAAATCGGATTTAACAATATAATAAACACATTGCTAAATATAAAAGAAGAACTAAAAATCAGCATAGGGCTTTGTGACTATAATGAAAAAATGTTTAAATCTTTTTTTGATATGTCTGATCAAAGTATAAATTATTCTTTATTTGAAACACTTGAAGTGGGAATGCTTTTTTATGATAAATCAAACGAAAATAAAAAAAAGGTTTTAATATATACAGATAGCCAAAAGCAAAATGCTAAAATAGCCCTAAGCCTTGCTCAAAAAGGACACGATGTTCATATAGCAAAAAATGTTGATGATTTTAAAAATATGCAAAAAGATTTTGACCATATTTTGAGTATGACACATATTATGAATTATGAAAAAAATACACAAATATACATAAAAGATAATGTTGTTGTGTATAATCTTAATGGTTATTTAGATTCCAGTTTTGCTGAAAATTTTGATAAAAAATATTATGAGAATTTAATTAAAGTTGGGTTTAAATATTTTATTTT contains:
- the rpmB gene encoding 50S ribosomal protein L28, whose product is MSKRCAITGKGPMVGNSVSHANNKSKRRFMPNLRSIRVTLEDGTTRRIKVAASTIRTMKKHSK